From one Pseudanabaena sp. FACHB-2040 genomic stretch:
- the purT gene encoding formate-dependent phosphoribosylglycinamide formyltransferase: MTNLSATGWGAPLSADARKVMLLGSGELGKEVVLEAMRLGLEVIAVDSYANAPAMQVAHRAYEIDMLDSAKLRYLIEQEQPHLIVPEVEAIATDTLLALEAEGWSVIPTARATRLTMNREGIRRLAAEDLGLKTSPYRFAETEAEYQDAVQVLGLPCVVKPIMSSSGKGQSLVRQESDVITAWQYARSAGRSKSERVIVEGFINFDVEITLLTVRAQDGTFFCPPIGHRQADGDYRESWQPCPLPPATLAECQRIAQVITDALGGWGIFGVELFIAGDPAQPQTVYFSEVSPRPHDTGMVTLISQNMSEFELHVRAIAGLPIGSIELFQPGASAVILAPGSSENPRFAGLAEALSVPTSKLRLFGKPRSHKNRRMGVALALGDSPEQARERAIACADKVQILL, from the coding sequence GTGACCAATTTAAGTGCAACGGGTTGGGGTGCGCCGCTCTCGGCCGATGCCCGAAAGGTAATGCTGCTGGGCTCCGGAGAGCTGGGGAAGGAAGTCGTTCTGGAGGCTATGCGCCTGGGTCTGGAGGTCATTGCGGTAGACAGCTATGCCAACGCTCCAGCCATGCAGGTAGCTCACCGAGCCTACGAGATCGACATGCTAGACAGCGCAAAGCTGCGCTACCTGATCGAGCAAGAGCAGCCTCACCTGATCGTGCCGGAGGTCGAAGCGATCGCAACCGACACCCTGCTGGCCCTAGAAGCCGAGGGCTGGAGCGTCATCCCCACTGCCCGCGCCACTCGCCTAACCATGAATCGCGAGGGCATTCGGCGGCTGGCGGCAGAAGATCTGGGCCTGAAAACCTCCCCCTACCGCTTTGCTGAAACGGAAGCTGAGTACCAGGATGCCGTGCAGGTGTTGGGTCTGCCCTGTGTAGTCAAGCCGATTATGAGCTCTTCTGGCAAAGGCCAGAGCCTGGTGCGCCAGGAGTCTGACGTGATAACGGCCTGGCAATATGCCCGCAGCGCCGGTCGGAGCAAGAGCGAGCGAGTAATCGTTGAGGGCTTTATTAACTTCGATGTCGAAATCACCCTGCTGACGGTTCGGGCTCAAGACGGCACCTTCTTCTGCCCGCCAATTGGGCACCGTCAGGCCGATGGAGACTACCGCGAATCCTGGCAGCCTTGCCCGCTGCCCCCCGCCACGCTAGCTGAGTGCCAGCGCATCGCTCAGGTCATTACCGATGCCCTCGGTGGCTGGGGCATTTTTGGCGTGGAGCTATTTATTGCCGGAGACCCAGCTCAGCCCCAAACCGTCTACTTCAGTGAGGTTAGCCCCCGCCCCCACGACACCGGTATGGTCACACTGATTAGCCAGAATATGTCTGAGTTTGAGCTGCATGTTCGTGCGATCGCAGGGCTGCCCATCGGCTCCATCGAGCTATTCCAGCCCGGGGCCTCCGCCGTCATCTTGGCCCCTGGCAGCAGCGAAAACCCCCGCTTTGCGGGTCTAGCCGAAGCCTTGAGCGTTCCCACTAGCAAGCTCCGTCTCTTCGGCAAACCCCGCAGCCACAAAAACCGCCGTATGGGCGTAGCCCTAGCCCTGGGCGACAGCCCCGAGCAGGCGCGTGAGCGGGCAATCGCTTGTGCTGATAAGGTGCAGATTTTGCTCTGA
- a CDS encoding sugar ABC transporter substrate-binding protein, with product MTRHFWKRFSLLTLLGLLMSWLISCGGAPTASNSGQAGGGTQDVEFWTMQLQPQFTDYFNTLIAQFEAEHPDVKVRWVDVPWSDMQSKILTAVSAGTAPDVVNLNPDFASQLASKNAWLPLDDKLPTTAKQTYLPKIWEANALNGESFGIPWYLTTNITLYNQELLTQAGVSAPPTTYQELAQAAQQIKERTGKYAFFTTFVPEDSADVLQSLVQMGVTLVDDQGKAAFNTPAGKAAFQYWTDLYQKELLPREVLTQGHRRGIELYQAGETALLSTGAEFLTTIETNAPAIAEVTGSSTQITGDTGKQNVAVMNLVIPRATDVPEAALDFALYVTNDANQLEFAKAANVLPSTANALKDSYFTQPAADAAPLTLARTVSASQMEKAEVLIPAMEDVKTLQKVVYDNLQAAMLGQKSVDQAVADAAADWDAR from the coding sequence ATGACACGTCACTTCTGGAAACGCTTTAGCCTCTTAACCCTGCTGGGCCTGCTGATGAGCTGGCTGATTAGCTGCGGGGGTGCGCCCACGGCTTCTAATTCTGGACAGGCGGGTGGGGGCACCCAAGACGTTGAGTTTTGGACGATGCAGCTGCAGCCGCAGTTCACGGACTACTTCAATACGCTGATTGCTCAGTTTGAGGCCGAGCACCCCGATGTGAAGGTGCGGTGGGTGGACGTGCCCTGGTCTGACATGCAGAGCAAGATTTTGACGGCGGTTTCGGCGGGAACCGCGCCTGACGTGGTGAATTTGAACCCTGATTTCGCCTCTCAGCTGGCCAGCAAAAATGCTTGGCTACCGCTGGATGACAAGCTGCCGACCACGGCCAAGCAGACCTACCTGCCCAAAATTTGGGAGGCTAATGCCCTCAATGGCGAGAGCTTCGGCATTCCCTGGTACCTAACGACCAACATCACCCTCTACAACCAGGAGCTGCTGACTCAGGCTGGGGTGTCGGCTCCGCCCACGACCTACCAAGAACTGGCTCAGGCGGCGCAACAGATCAAGGAACGAACCGGGAAATACGCGTTCTTCACCACCTTTGTCCCAGAAGATTCGGCCGATGTGCTGCAGTCTCTGGTGCAGATGGGGGTAACGCTGGTGGATGACCAGGGCAAAGCCGCCTTTAATACGCCAGCAGGCAAAGCCGCTTTTCAGTATTGGACTGACCTCTACCAGAAAGAGCTGCTGCCCCGCGAAGTGCTGACTCAGGGCCATCGTCGCGGCATTGAACTTTACCAGGCAGGCGAAACGGCGCTGCTCTCTACCGGGGCAGAGTTTTTGACCACGATTGAAACGAATGCCCCAGCCATTGCCGAAGTGACCGGCAGCTCAACTCAGATTACTGGGGACACTGGCAAGCAAAACGTGGCGGTAATGAACCTGGTGATTCCGCGCGCTACGGATGTGCCAGAGGCAGCGCTAGACTTTGCGCTGTACGTCACCAATGACGCCAACCAGCTTGAGTTTGCCAAAGCAGCCAATGTTCTACCCTCAACGGCCAACGCGCTGAAGGACAGCTATTTTACCCAGCCTGCTGCCGACGCCGCCCCGCTCACCCTAGCCCGCACAGTCAGCGCTAGCCAAATGGAAAAAGCCGAAGTGCTGATTCCAGCGATGGAAGATGTCAAGACGCTACAGAAGGTTGTTTACGACAATCTCCAGGCCGCAATGCTGGGTCAGAAGTCGGTGGATCAGGCCGTTGCCGATGCAGCTGCCGATTGGGATGCCCGTTAG
- a CDS encoding folylpolyglutamate synthase/dihydrofolate synthase family protein, whose translation MNAGSTVEPAFATLLARYERFGVDLGLERIEGLLMALGHPHTQVPIVHVAGTNGKGSVCAYLSSILAQAGYRVGRYTSPHLVSWCERICINEQPISADDLLAVLQQVEAAIDPEQPCPTQFEVITAAAWLYFARQAVDIAVVEVGLGGRLDATNVCDRPLVTLITSLSREHWQRLGPTLADIAREKAGILKPGCPAVIGPLPAEAAAVVQKKIADLGCPAIWPTPAQLLESGWAEFSGTQTAEAGLTAPELRSLQYPLPFPGPHQLANSALAIATLQLLQDQGWNISDEAIVSGMAQARWPGRLQWVTWPDNQGNLHKLLIDGAHNPAAARALRAYVDQVLSSLRKDESKGQPPAVTWLMGMLSTKDHADIFRELLRPGDRLHLVPVPGHSTAAPEELSAIATVICPDLAGCQIYDDLAEGLVAIAQNQSPLTVLCGSLYLVGHFFATQQPAKAS comes from the coding sequence ATGAATGCTGGCTCGACCGTTGAACCTGCCTTTGCAACCCTTCTCGCCCGCTATGAACGCTTTGGGGTAGACCTAGGTCTAGAGCGGATCGAAGGGCTCCTGATGGCCCTAGGCCACCCTCACACGCAGGTTCCCATTGTCCACGTGGCTGGAACCAATGGTAAGGGATCGGTTTGTGCTTATCTTTCGTCGATTTTGGCCCAAGCGGGCTATCGGGTGGGTCGTTACACGTCGCCCCACCTGGTGAGCTGGTGTGAGCGAATCTGCATTAATGAGCAGCCGATTAGCGCGGACGACTTGCTAGCAGTGCTGCAGCAGGTAGAGGCCGCAATTGACCCAGAGCAACCTTGCCCAACTCAGTTTGAAGTGATTACTGCTGCTGCTTGGCTCTATTTTGCGCGGCAGGCGGTAGATATTGCGGTAGTTGAAGTGGGCTTGGGTGGACGGCTGGATGCGACCAATGTTTGCGATCGCCCCCTAGTCACTCTGATTACTTCCCTCAGCCGAGAGCACTGGCAGCGACTCGGCCCCACCCTGGCTGACATTGCCCGAGAAAAGGCAGGCATTCTCAAGCCAGGCTGCCCGGCGGTGATTGGGCCTTTGCCTGCAGAAGCGGCAGCGGTGGTGCAAAAGAAGATTGCTGACTTAGGTTGTCCAGCCATATGGCCGACACCAGCCCAGCTACTAGAGTCCGGTTGGGCCGAGTTTAGCGGCACTCAGACGGCAGAAGCTGGGCTGACCGCCCCAGAACTCCGATCTCTGCAGTATCCGCTGCCGTTTCCTGGCCCCCATCAGCTGGCCAACTCGGCGCTCGCGATCGCAACCCTGCAACTCCTCCAGGATCAGGGCTGGAATATCTCGGACGAAGCCATTGTTAGCGGCATGGCCCAAGCTCGTTGGCCAGGACGGCTGCAGTGGGTAACCTGGCCCGACAACCAAGGAAATTTGCACAAGCTGCTGATTGATGGAGCCCACAATCCGGCAGCGGCTAGGGCCCTGCGAGCCTATGTTGATCAGGTTTTGTCTAGCCTAAGGAAAGATGAATCCAAGGGCCAGCCTCCGGCCGTGACCTGGCTGATGGGTATGCTCTCGACCAAAGATCATGCCGACATTTTTCGAGAACTGCTGCGGCCCGGAGACCGACTACACCTGGTGCCGGTGCCAGGACATTCAACGGCGGCTCCAGAGGAATTGAGCGCGATCGCAACCGTTATCTGCCCCGACCTAGCCGGCTGCCAGATTTATGATGATTTGGCCGAGGGGCTAGTTGCGATCGCGCAGAATCAGAGCCCCCTGACCGTTTTGTGCGGCTCGCTCTATCTCGTTGGCCACTTCTTCGCTACGCAGCAGCCTGCCAAGGCGAGCTAA
- a CDS encoding P-II family nitrogen regulator, with product MKKIEAIIRPFKLDEVKIALVNAGIVGMTVSEVRGFGRQKGQTERYRGSEYTVEFLQKLKIEIVVDDAQVDMVVDKIISAARTGEIGDGKIFVSPVDEIVRIRTGEKNTEAV from the coding sequence ATGAAAAAAATTGAAGCAATAATTCGTCCGTTCAAGCTGGATGAGGTGAAGATTGCCTTAGTGAATGCGGGCATCGTCGGAATGACTGTATCAGAGGTGCGCGGGTTTGGCCGCCAGAAGGGGCAAACCGAACGCTACCGGGGGTCGGAGTACACGGTTGAGTTTCTGCAGAAGCTCAAGATCGAGATCGTGGTCGATGATGCTCAAGTTGATATGGTGGTTGACAAGATCATCTCGGCGGCACGAACGGGCGAGATCGGCGATGGCAAGATTTTTGTCAGCCCAGTAGATGAGATCGTCCGGATTCGTACCGGCGAGAAGAATACCGAGGCCGTTTAG
- a CDS encoding isochorismatase family cysteine hydrolase codes for MTALRRTLGTPPNAWLVNAEEADITRSPLPQRRVSFATDTKKLHVDLNKTACLVVDMQNDFCHPDGWLASIGVDVSPARDPIAPLVRLLPTLRQAEVPVIWVNWGNRPDLLNISASLRHVYNPTGAGVGLNDPLPKNGALVLAQGSWSAAVVDELEQTAADIRVDKYRMSGFWDTPLDSILRNLGRTTLLFAGVNADQCVMATLQDANFLGYDCILLRDCTATTSPDYCLQATVYNVNQCFGFVTDSAAFLQAVKK; via the coding sequence ATGACTGCTCTTCGTCGCACTCTAGGAACACCTCCCAACGCCTGGCTGGTCAACGCTGAAGAAGCGGACATCACCCGCTCACCGCTGCCCCAGCGGCGGGTCAGCTTTGCCACAGACACCAAAAAGCTGCACGTAGATCTCAATAAAACCGCCTGCCTAGTGGTGGACATGCAGAATGACTTTTGCCACCCCGACGGCTGGCTGGCCTCCATTGGTGTAGATGTCAGCCCTGCCCGCGACCCGATTGCGCCGCTGGTGCGGTTGCTGCCCACGCTACGGCAGGCAGAGGTGCCGGTCATCTGGGTTAACTGGGGCAACCGCCCCGACCTGCTTAATATCAGTGCTAGCCTGCGCCACGTCTACAACCCCACAGGAGCCGGGGTTGGGCTAAACGACCCCCTACCTAAAAACGGTGCCCTAGTGCTGGCTCAGGGCAGCTGGTCGGCAGCCGTCGTGGATGAACTAGAGCAAACGGCTGCCGACATTCGGGTTGATAAATACCGAATGAGCGGCTTTTGGGACACGCCTTTAGACAGTATTTTGCGCAACCTGGGCAGAACTACGCTGCTCTTTGCGGGCGTGAATGCAGATCAGTGCGTCATGGCGACCCTGCAAGATGCTAATTTCTTAGGTTACGACTGCATTTTGCTGCGAGACTGTACAGCGACCACCTCTCCTGACTACTGTCTCCAGGCAACGGTCTATAACGTGAACCAGTGCTTTGGGTTTGTAACAGATTCAGCTGCGTTCCTGCAGGCTGTTAAAAAGTAG
- the mraY gene encoding phospho-N-acetylmuramoyl-pentapeptide-transferase: MDAKFFSTKPLGVSGLMLFWVLAVSLSLTAIVLDTEMGHVFTLGSSLAVPFLLSALASSTLGFWAVPLLRALKTGQFIREEGPQAHLKKAGTPTMGGIFFIPAAVLVALVATGFAPTTVATSALTLAYASIGWLDDWQVLRRKSNKGIAPRTKLLLQIGFAAIFCAWALMTQPTDLTQVALPLGLSLPLGLLFWPLAGFVLVAESNATNLTDGLDGLMGGAGAIALLGLGVLVAPTHPDLMVFCAALSGACLGFLVHNHNPAKVFMGDTGSLALGGALGAVGILSGNLFGLLIVTLLFFAETLSVILQVGYYKATKGPDGVGKRLFKMAPLHHHFELSGWPEIQVVAVFYAVCAVLVIVAIATA; the protein is encoded by the coding sequence GTGGACGCGAAGTTTTTTTCGACCAAGCCCCTAGGCGTGTCGGGCCTAATGCTGTTTTGGGTGCTAGCTGTTAGCCTGAGCCTGACCGCCATTGTGCTTGATACCGAGATGGGGCACGTCTTTACCCTAGGCTCCTCCCTGGCGGTGCCGTTTTTACTCTCTGCTTTGGCCAGCAGCACCCTCGGATTTTGGGCAGTGCCCCTGCTGCGGGCCTTAAAAACAGGTCAGTTCATCCGGGAAGAGGGGCCACAAGCGCACCTCAAAAAAGCCGGAACGCCAACAATGGGCGGTATTTTCTTTATTCCGGCAGCGGTGCTAGTGGCCCTGGTTGCCACTGGGTTTGCCCCAACGACGGTAGCGACCTCGGCGTTGACGCTGGCCTACGCCAGCATCGGCTGGCTAGATGACTGGCAAGTGCTGCGCCGCAAGTCTAATAAAGGCATTGCTCCGCGCACTAAGCTGCTGCTGCAAATTGGCTTTGCCGCTATCTTTTGTGCCTGGGCGCTGATGACTCAGCCGACCGATTTAACTCAGGTGGCGCTGCCGCTGGGGTTGAGCCTACCGCTGGGCCTGCTCTTCTGGCCGCTGGCTGGGTTTGTGCTGGTAGCTGAGAGCAATGCAACCAATCTGACCGATGGCCTTGATGGCTTGATGGGCGGTGCTGGGGCCATAGCGCTGCTGGGCTTAGGCGTGTTGGTTGCGCCTACTCACCCCGACCTGATGGTTTTCTGTGCGGCCTTGTCGGGAGCCTGTTTGGGCTTTTTGGTGCACAACCACAACCCGGCCAAGGTTTTTATGGGCGATACTGGCTCTCTGGCGCTGGGTGGAGCCTTGGGAGCAGTGGGTATTCTCAGCGGCAATCTCTTCGGCCTGCTGATTGTCACCCTGCTCTTTTTTGCCGAAACCCTCTCTGTGATTCTTCAGGTAGGCTACTACAAAGCCACTAAAGGCCCTGATGGTGTGGGCAAGCGGCTATTCAAAATGGCTCCGCTGCACCACCACTTTGAGCTGTCTGGCTGGCCTGAGATTCAGGTTGTGGCCGTCTTTTATGCGGTCTGTGCGGTGCTGGTGATAGTTGCGATCGCAACTGCATAA
- a CDS encoding DUF3134 family protein — protein sequence MTSPFYNPSIRQVPRSAKAPILQSSTDSSILTWLEEIGRLRAREPVEVIPDEPDSEEISDLMGNDDAYEDDDDLPIEDDD from the coding sequence ATGACTTCACCTTTCTATAATCCTTCCATTCGACAGGTGCCGCGCAGCGCAAAAGCACCTATCCTGCAATCGTCAACCGACTCTTCCATTCTCACTTGGCTGGAAGAGATTGGTCGGCTGCGTGCGAGAGAGCCCGTCGAGGTCATTCCTGACGAGCCCGACAGTGAAGAAATTTCTGATCTGATGGGCAACGACGATGCTTATGAAGACGATGATGATTTGCCCATTGAAGACGATGACTAA
- a CDS encoding PAP/fibrillin family protein, whose protein sequence is MLGKADLLDAIAPFNRGILASPTDRQAIQAAVSRLEDRNPTPQPLAATDLLEGDWRLLYTTSQELLGIDRVPLANLGQIYQCIRTANQRIYNLAEVKGPPLLSGLVSVSARFEPVSDRRVNVAFERGVLGLQSVLDYRSPSQFIQKLEAASKLPLWQGIDFTINRERQQGWLEVTYLDKDIRIGRGNEGNIFVLRKV, encoded by the coding sequence ATGTTGGGCAAAGCTGACTTGCTAGATGCGATCGCACCTTTCAACCGGGGCATTTTAGCCAGCCCCACCGACCGCCAAGCGATTCAGGCCGCCGTTTCTCGCCTGGAAGACCGCAACCCGACGCCGCAGCCGCTGGCCGCCACCGACCTGCTCGAAGGAGACTGGCGCTTGCTCTACACCACGAGCCAGGAGCTGCTGGGCATCGACCGGGTGCCGCTGGCCAATTTGGGGCAGATTTATCAGTGCATTCGCACCGCCAATCAGCGCATTTACAATCTAGCTGAGGTCAAAGGGCCGCCCTTGCTCTCTGGTCTAGTCTCGGTTTCAGCCCGCTTTGAGCCTGTCTCAGATCGGCGCGTCAATGTTGCCTTTGAGCGAGGGGTGCTGGGCCTGCAGAGCGTCTTGGACTACCGCTCCCCCAGCCAGTTCATCCAAAAACTTGAGGCAGCCTCCAAGTTGCCCCTATGGCAGGGCATTGACTTTACCATCAACCGGGAGCGGCAGCAGGGCTGGCTAGAAGTGACCTACCTGGATAAAGACATCCGTATTGGCCGGGGCAATGAGGGCAATATTTTTGTTCTCAGAAAAGTTTAG
- a CDS encoding tetratricopeptide repeat protein, with translation MLKRTSVLSLLAVLGLWGVAPPALGQALVPYVLPVDFNRLEEQGLVLAQEALQLAQFQQYEVALERAQLASQLAPGRAEIWSLLGSLYLQLDRVDEAIPALDRAQSLDGNNAGVMFSLGSAYFQKGEYQRAADLLERGLAIQPDNAAALFDLGNAYFKLNQYPQAISKYEASVQATPEFWPSINNIGLVLFEQGKTDEAIARWRSALEAAPEETEPKLAIAIALYSQGERTESIRLGIEALEQDSRHADPSFLRGNLWGNRLMTSTEQFFQVPMVKALIAQL, from the coding sequence GTGCTGAAACGAACATCTGTGCTCTCACTGCTAGCAGTGCTAGGACTGTGGGGCGTCGCGCCCCCGGCTTTGGGTCAGGCTTTGGTACCCTACGTGCTGCCCGTAGATTTTAATCGCCTAGAGGAGCAGGGCCTGGTGCTAGCTCAAGAAGCGCTGCAGCTAGCTCAGTTTCAACAGTATGAGGTGGCTTTAGAGCGAGCCCAGTTAGCGTCTCAACTGGCCCCCGGTCGGGCTGAGATCTGGTCTTTACTGGGCAGCCTCTACCTGCAGTTGGATCGGGTGGATGAAGCTATTCCGGCCCTCGATCGGGCTCAGTCTTTGGATGGCAACAATGCTGGGGTGATGTTTTCCCTGGGGTCAGCGTATTTTCAGAAGGGTGAGTATCAGCGGGCGGCGGATCTCCTAGAACGAGGTCTGGCGATACAGCCCGATAACGCCGCTGCCCTATTTGACCTGGGCAATGCCTACTTCAAGCTCAATCAATACCCTCAGGCCATTAGCAAATATGAGGCGTCTGTACAGGCCACCCCTGAATTTTGGCCCTCGATCAACAATATCGGGCTGGTGCTGTTTGAGCAGGGCAAAACCGACGAAGCGATTGCCCGCTGGAGAAGCGCCTTAGAAGCTGCCCCTGAAGAGACAGAGCCCAAACTTGCGATCGCAATTGCCCTCTACTCCCAAGGAGAGCGCACCGAGTCTATTCGCTTGGGGATTGAGGCGCTGGAACAAGACAGCCGCCATGCTGATCCAAGCTTTTTGCGCGGTAACCTTTGGGGTAATCGGCTAATGACCTCAACTGAGCAGTTTTTCCAAGTTCCTATGGTCAAAGCGCTGATTGCCCAGCTCTAA